In Plasmodium relictum strain SGS1 genome assembly, chromosome: 4, a single window of DNA contains:
- a CDS encoding syntaxin, Qa-SNARE family, putative yields MIDLFDNVKTSAISKKKQNAKHMIQTLIFQNNEIIDNVDINEETIINVSNKNNSDLMIYVDTVDKIKQDIQNINANVFEISSLKNKINISITVEEENELSLQLNTLIKNTNDMIQSIKIDIRNLRKKFILKSQENRAIKKDIHDNLINIFKKSLYNYQHIQNVFHHSMKDKMSRHIKIIYPNYTDDDINYVLNHDDVNTQILVKWKLQGHEDLKNALTDVETKYKDVKTLEKSVYDLHQTIIELSALIEMNDEVIDNIHENIKDAQDFTEKANADLIDARNIQKKTSKWMCYITIGIVFVIIIICVPILVKII; encoded by the coding sequence atgaTTGATTTATTTGATAATGTAAAAACTTCAGCTATAAGTAAAAAGAAGCAAAATGCAAAACATATGATACAAACATTAATATTCCAAAATAACGAAATAATTGATAACGTAGACATAAATGAAGAAACAATAATTAATGTTTCCAATAAAAACAATAGTGATTTAATGATATATGTAGATACagttgataaaataaaacaagaTATACAAAATATCAATGCAAATGTTTTTGAGATTTCAtccttaaaaaataaaataaatatatcgATAACAgtagaagaagaaaatgaactAAGTTTACAATTAAAtacactaataaaaaatactaatGATATGATTCaatcaataaaaatagatataagaaacttaagaaaaaaattcattctAAAATCACAAGAAAATAGagctataaaaaaagatatacaTGATAAtctaattaatatatttaaaaaatctttGTATAATTATCAGCATATTCAAAATGTTTTTCATCATAGTATGAAAGATAAAATGTCTAgacatattaaaattatttacccAAATTATACTGATGACGATATTAATTATGTATTAAATCATGATGATGTGAATACCCAAATTCTAGTTAAGTGGAAACTACAAGGACACGAGGATTTAAAGAATGCATTAACAGATGTGGAAACTAAGTATAAAGATGTGAAAACATTAGAAAAAAGTGTATATGACTTGCATCAAACTATCATAGAATTATCTGCTTTAATTGAAATGAATGATGAAGTAATAGATAATATTcatgaaaatataaaggaTGCACAAGATTTTACAGAAAAGGCAAATGCTGATTTAATTGATGCTAGAAATatccaaaaaaaaacatcAAAGTGGATGTGTTATATAACTATCGGTATtgtttttgttataattattatatgtgTACCAATTCtagtaaaaattatataa